Genomic DNA from Tissierellales bacterium:
AACTGTGAATACTTAAGTGGCTATTTTATAGCAACTAGGGTGGTACCACGGAACCTTTCGTCCCTTATTTATATTGGGATGAGAGGTTTTTATTTTATGAATAATATTTTAATCTGGAAAGGAGATAGAAAATGGAAGGAGCTACTATTAGAGAAGTATTTAGGGAAACTCATAAATATTTAAACAAAGAAGTTGAAGTTCAAGGTTGGATACGAACTATAAGAAGTTTAAAAAAGTTTGGGTTTATAGAAATAAATGATGGAACATTTTTTAATAATGTACAAATTGTATTTGATGAAAGTTTAGATAATTTTAAAGAAATAGGGAAATTACCTATAAGTACCGCGTTAGTTGTTAAAGGTATTTTGGAACCTACACCGGAAGCAAAGCAGCCTTTTGAAATAAAAGCAACTGATATTGAGGTTGGGGCTACTTCTGAAGTTGACTACCCACTTCAAAAGAAGAGACACACTTTTGAATACTTAAGGACTATTGCTCATTTAAGACCAAGGAGTAATGCTTTTAATGCAGTATTTAGGGTTAGATCTTTAATTTCCTACGCAATTCATAAATTTTTCCAAGAAAGAGATTTTGTATATGTTCACACACCAATTATTACTGGTAGTGATGCAGAAGGTGCAGGGGAAATGTTTAGAGTTACTAATTTAGATTTAAAAGACGTACCTTTAGATAATGATAATGAAATAGATTTTTCAGAGGATTTCTTTGGTAAAGAAACAAATTTAACTGTAAGTGGTCAATTAGAAGCAGAAGCATATGCTTTAGCTTTTAAAAATGTATATACTTTTGGTCCTACTTTTAGATCTGAAAATTCAAACACTGCAAGACATGCAGCAGAATTTTGGATGGTTGAACCGGAAATAGCTTTTGCTAATTTAGATGACGATATGAAATTGGCAGAAGATATGATGAAATATATAATTAATTATGTATTAGAAAATGCTCCAGAAGAAATGGAATTTTTCAATTCTTTTGTAGATAAAGGGTTGTTGGAAAGATTAGATAACGTTGTTAATTCAGATTTTGGATGTATAACCTATACAGAAGCTATTGACATTTTAAAGAAATCAGGTGAGGATTTTAAATATCCAGTAGAATGGGGACTAGATTTACAAACAGAGCATGAAAGATATTTATCAGAAAAAGTATTTAAAAAGCCTGTGTTTGTAAAAGACTATCCAAAGGATATTAAAGCCTTTTATATGAGATTAAATGACGATGAAAAAACAGTAGCAGCTATGGACTTGTTAGTTCCTGGGATTGGCGAAATAGTAGGGGGAAGTCAAAGAGAAGAGAGAATGGATATTTTAAAATCCAGAATGGAAGAATTAGATATGAATGAAGAAGAGTACTGGTGGTATTTAGAATTAAGAAAATATGGTGGAGTAAAACATGCTGGATTCGGTCTTGGATTTGAAAGAGCAGTTATGTATTTAACAGGTATGAAAAATATTAGAGATGTAATACCTTTCCCAAGAACTGTTGGTTCAGCAGAATTTTAATAAAGTTGATAATTATATAAAATATAGATTAAAAAAGCTAGCAAGGGTTAATACTACTTTGCTAGCTTTTCACTATTTATTCTAGCCACCATTAAATAATATGTTTTTTAATGTGATGTTAAATTAAATATAATACAAGATTATTAGTGGCAAGATTGTTTTATGGAATTATACCAATATCCTATATGCAATTTTGCTAATTATTTTCACTATATATTTTGGATAGAGCAGTAGCTGTTTTGTAATAGTTACCTAATATATTTAATATGCCAAATTATGTACTAATATATTAAAAAAAGGACTAACCAGGTTTTTGTCTGTGAATATTTTTTGCCAATATGATAGAGCTATATTACTAGTAATTATTGTGTTATAGAAGGTACAACATAAATAAGCTTTTTGATTCTTATAAAAATTGTATATAAATAAGTTTATGAAGTTTTAAAATTCAGACTATTAATAAAATTAATAGATAAATAAATAATATTAATTTTATTAATTTGAAATATAATGTTAAAGCATGTAGTATATAGGATGGTAAAAGAAAAAGGGAGGTATTTAAAATGACTAAAGAAGAATTATTAATTAAAGTTAGAGAAGAAGCAGAAGGATATTTTGCAAGGGGAGAATTTTTTTGTTCAGAATCAGTTGTTCAAACAATTAATAATTTATTAGGTAAGCCTTACGATGAAAAAATTGTTAAAATGGCTTCAGGATTTCCTATAGGTATAGGAAAATCAGGATGCTTATGTGGTGCAGTAAGTGGTGGTGAAATGGCTTTAGGTATGGTTTATGGCAGAGTTCATGGAGAAGAAATGAATGAAAAAATGTTTCCGATGGCAGCAGGTCTACATGATTATATAAAGGATATGTACAAGTCTACTTGTTGTCGAGTAATAACTAGACAATGGGCAGGAGACAATTTCCAAAGTCCTGAAAGAAGGGAACATTGTATTAAAATAACAGGAGAAGTTGCAGCATATGTGGCAGAAAAGCTAATTGAAGATGGACAGGTAGAGGTTGAATAGATTGAGTTAGGTGGGTTAGAAACTATACTTTTAGCTGTAATAGTATTACAGTTAGGTTATTTTCTACAAAGAAATATAAAACTTTTTAGAAAATATTATATACCAGCTCCTTTTATTGGAGGTATTATATTTTCAATTTTAACTAGCTTAAATATCATAAATATAATTCCAGCTAATAATTTAATACCTATTTTTGTTTCTGGATTTTTTGTATCCATAGGGCTACGAGTAGATAGAAGGGTTTTTAAAAAACATATTGGAAATCAAATGTTCTTTTTATTATTAACAATAGTTATAGCTTTTGGACAAAATATAGTTGGTTTATTAGCTACTAAAATATTTGGTAGTGCACCATATAATCCTGTGATTTTAGGTTCTGCAGCCTTTTTAGGGGATCACACACTTATGAACACCTATCAAGGGTTAGAAGGTTTAGGAGATGAAACTATAGCTATATTTAAAGGAATATCTGTATTAAGTATATTAGTAGGAACAATATGTGGAGCAATTATGTTTAAATTATTCAGAAACAAGATGGATACTAAAGATACTATAAAGATTCCTGCACCTACTTTTAATCCAATGGAATTTTTAAAATATATAACAATTTTTTTAGGACTTACCTTTATAGGATTATTACCAGTAAAATTAGGTTTTGGAAAATATATAAATCCTGCTGGAGGAGGAGTATTAGCAGGACTAATATTCAATAATCTATTTTGTAATTCTAAAGAAAGAAAGCTGGAAAATCCTAAAATTAATTTACTAGGTAATTTTAGTTTGTCTATGTTATTAGTTTTAAACTTTATGTTACTAAATTTCAATACTATAAAAGCTTTATCTTTCAAAGACTATTTAATAGTATTGATTCAAGCAGCTTTGCTCATGCTATTTGCTTATAAAATAGTATTTAAATTATATAAAGAAAATTTATTAGCATTATATGTAGCCTCTGGAATAGTAGGATTTAGTATAGGATATCCACCGTCTACTATGTCAAATATCCAAGCTTTTACTGAACAAGAAGGGGCTATTCCTCCCGTATTATTTATAGTACCAGTAGTGGGGGCTTGGCTAATTACAATATTTAATCCTTTAATTATATCAATATTTATGTAGATAAAATGATTGTATTAGGTAATAAAATTACTTAATACAATCGTTTCTTTTATCATATGCTATAATATAATCAAGGGTTTTGGTTATATTTACTAATATTAATATTATAAAAGGGGAGATAATTTAAATGGATGTTTTAGATGCTATTTTTTCAAGAAGAAGTATTCGTAAGTTTACCGGTGAAGTAATTAGTGATAATAATTTACAAACCTTATTAAAAGCAGGTTTTCAAGCACCTTCAGCCCATAATTTTGAACCAAGGGAGTTTGTTGTAATAAAAGATAAAAAAGTTATAGAAAAAATTACAAAATTTCATGAATATGCACAAATGTTACCTAATGCAGGATGTGGAATTGTTGTATGTGGAGATAAAGAGAAACAACCTGAGAGAGGTTTTTTAGTAGAAGATTGTTCAGCTTCTATACAAAATATTTTATTAGCAGCCCATGGTCTAGGTTTAGGTGCAGTATGGTGTGGACTTTATTCTCAAGAGAAACTAACTAGTCCTATGTCAGAATTATTAGAACTACCAGAAAATATATTACCTATTGGTCTAATTGTAGTAGGAGAAAAAGCTGAAGAAAAAAGAGTTATAGATAGATATGATGAAAGTAAAGTGCATTTTGATAAATGGTAGTAGAGATAATATAACATAAGGAAATGATATTAATTTATT
This window encodes:
- the asnS gene encoding asparagine--tRNA ligase, whose translation is MEGATIREVFRETHKYLNKEVEVQGWIRTIRSLKKFGFIEINDGTFFNNVQIVFDESLDNFKEIGKLPISTALVVKGILEPTPEAKQPFEIKATDIEVGATSEVDYPLQKKRHTFEYLRTIAHLRPRSNAFNAVFRVRSLISYAIHKFFQERDFVYVHTPIITGSDAEGAGEMFRVTNLDLKDVPLDNDNEIDFSEDFFGKETNLTVSGQLEAEAYALAFKNVYTFGPTFRSENSNTARHAAEFWMVEPEIAFANLDDDMKLAEDMMKYIINYVLENAPEEMEFFNSFVDKGLLERLDNVVNSDFGCITYTEAIDILKKSGEDFKYPVEWGLDLQTEHERYLSEKVFKKPVFVKDYPKDIKAFYMRLNDDEKTVAAMDLLVPGIGEIVGGSQREERMDILKSRMEELDMNEEEYWWYLELRKYGGVKHAGFGLGFERAVMYLTGMKNIRDVIPFPRTVGSAEF
- a CDS encoding C-GCAxxG-C-C family protein, with the translated sequence MTKEELLIKVREEAEGYFARGEFFCSESVVQTINNLLGKPYDEKIVKMASGFPIGIGKSGCLCGAVSGGEMALGMVYGRVHGEEMNEKMFPMAAGLHDYIKDMYKSTCCRVITRQWAGDNFQSPERREHCIKITGEVAAYVAEKLIEDGQVEVE
- a CDS encoding sodium/glutamate symporter, which gives rise to MVLQLGYFLQRNIKLFRKYYIPAPFIGGIIFSILTSLNIINIIPANNLIPIFVSGFFVSIGLRVDRRVFKKHIGNQMFFLLLTIVIAFGQNIVGLLATKIFGSAPYNPVILGSAAFLGDHTLMNTYQGLEGLGDETIAIFKGISVLSILVGTICGAIMFKLFRNKMDTKDTIKIPAPTFNPMEFLKYITIFLGLTFIGLLPVKLGFGKYINPAGGGVLAGLIFNNLFCNSKERKLENPKINLLGNFSLSMLLVLNFMLLNFNTIKALSFKDYLIVLIQAALLMLFAYKIVFKLYKENLLALYVASGIVGFSIGYPPSTMSNIQAFTEQEGAIPPVLFIVPVVGAWLITIFNPLIISIFM
- a CDS encoding nitroreductase family protein produces the protein MDVLDAIFSRRSIRKFTGEVISDNNLQTLLKAGFQAPSAHNFEPREFVVIKDKKVIEKITKFHEYAQMLPNAGCGIVVCGDKEKQPERGFLVEDCSASIQNILLAAHGLGLGAVWCGLYSQEKLTSPMSELLELPENILPIGLIVVGEKAEEKRVIDRYDESKVHFDKW